One Vicia villosa cultivar HV-30 ecotype Madison, WI unplaced genomic scaffold, Vvil1.0 scaffold7, whole genome shotgun sequence genomic window carries:
- the LOC131643137 gene encoding HVA22-like protein c, producing the protein MDALPSEHQLTDSMTKELKLDRFEELTTCRIKNEVRLPIWPYAKLILSCWLVLLHFNGAAHVYRHYLRPFYMNPQMPQMPQIPGTSQMWYVPRKNIFSKQDDVLTAAERYMQEHGTEAFERLITKTDREARARRNGNYMIFDDDYRY; encoded by the exons ATGGATGCATTGCCAAGTGAACATCAACTAACTGACTCGATGACTAAAGAATTGAAGTTGGACAGATTTGAAGAATTAACAACTTGCAGAATTAAGAATGAAGTTAG GCTTCCAATTTGGCCTTATGCAAAGTTGATACTGAGTTGTTGGTTGGTTCTTCTTCACTTTAATGGGGCAGCACATGTTTATAGACATTATCTTAGACCATTCTACATGAATCCACAAATGCCACAAATGCCGCAAATACCAGGAACTTCTCAAATGTGGTATGTTCCACGGAAGAACATATTTAGTAAACAAGATGATGTTCTTACTGCTGCCGAGAGATATATGCAGGAACATGGAACTGAAGCATTTGAAAGACTCATTACCAAG ACTGACAGAGAAGCTAGAGCAAGGAGGAACGGAAACTACATGATCTTTGACGATGATTATAGATATTAA